A portion of the uncultured Methanobrevibacter sp. genome contains these proteins:
- the hdrB gene encoding ferredoxin:CoB-CoM heterodisulfide reductase subunit HdrB — protein sequence MKQVPDKDILLFRSCLVSVEYPGVEASTKFVFDKLGIDYAISEKQTCCTGLGHYSDVFNQIDTSAIGARNFRIAKDIGRPNLVMMCATCYAINKKSVKLLNKKDDLRNHINELFDENGLSHLKYEKDDLKPTENIFHVVDIFYSKKDEIKKHIKYDLSDYTIATHHGCHYCKVHYEDTIGGVRDPNIMDEIIAECGCQTIGWYDHKRATCGTGFRQRYSNPDLSFTATADKMNAICDEDVDILVHLCPNCHIQFDRYQHLISEREGRKFRAIHLNIAQFIALAMGGDFDKVIGVKAHTVPIDSVIKELKEVEK from the coding sequence ATGAAACAGGTTCCCGATAAGGACATTTTACTGTTTAGGAGTTGTCTTGTAAGTGTGGAATATCCCGGTGTTGAGGCATCAACAAAATTCGTTTTCGATAAACTGGGAATCGATTATGCTATTTCAGAAAAGCAGACATGCTGTACTGGTCTTGGACATTACTCAGATGTATTTAATCAGATTGACACCTCAGCTATTGGAGCAAGGAATTTCAGAATAGCAAAAGACATAGGAAGGCCAAATCTTGTCATGATGTGTGCAACCTGCTATGCAATCAACAAAAAATCAGTAAAACTATTAAATAAAAAGGATGATTTGAGAAATCACATTAACGAACTGTTTGATGAAAACGGACTTTCACACCTGAAATATGAAAAGGATGACCTGAAACCTACTGAAAACATTTTCCACGTTGTCGATATTTTTTACAGCAAAAAGGATGAGATTAAAAAACATATCAAATATGATTTAAGCGATTATACAATTGCCACTCATCACGGATGCCATTACTGTAAAGTACATTATGAGGACACTATCGGAGGAGTAAGGGACCCGAATATCATGGATGAAATTATAGCTGAATGCGGATGCCAGACAATCGGATGGTATGACCACAAAAGAGCAACCTGCGGAACAGGATTCAGACAGAGGTATTCCAATCCTGACCTGTCATTTACGGCTACTGCAGATAAGATGAATGCAATCTGTGATGAGGACGTGGATATTTTGGTGCATTTATGTCCTAACTGTCACATTCAGTTTGACAGGTACCAGCATCTGATTTCAGAACGTGAAGGCAGAAAATTCAGAGCAATTCATTTAAATATTGCACAGTTCATTGCACTTGCAATGGGCGGTGATTTTGATAAGGTAATCGGTGTTAAGGCACATACGGTACCGATAGATTCAGTTATCAAGGAGTTAAAGGAGGTTGAAAAATGA
- the hdrA gene encoding ferredoxin:CoB-CoM heterodisulfide reductase subunit HdrA, translated as MRDDLKVGVFLCECGGNIADIVDLDKVREELDVEFIGQFENLCSLNGRKIIRDAIFDHDLDRVVVAACSPISHEKTFQDYIKPLNPYLMDMANIREQCSWVHDDKQKATHKAITLINASIEKVKQSDAVDPIYCQTPDEVAVIGGGIAGMNAALSLAKQGVKVTLIEQSPSIGGHMAKIGKVFSPVKIAEECGMCLLNPILNELVWNENIEVLTNTKVIEAERRAGTYNLILEKSPRYVDTEKCIACGKCAEACEVEVPNDWNDNLSTRKAIYRPFGQSYPEAYVIDMDNCNKCSNCVKVCTMKAIKLRGKSERIPLQVGSIIVATGHKLFDMDKRPEYGYTRYDDVITQSELGRITGVNGPTKGKLLKSNGEVPKRVVMIQCVGSRDEKPDGHRYCSKICCTVALKNANIIKHKYPDTDVLICYTDIRTPGMFEKYYKHTQENEVRFLRGRPGEVVKKGDNFIVRTEDTLKGEFVEIEADMVVLSTAMEPSDGTREVAEILNVGVTEDGFIKESHPKIKPIATDVQGIFVCGTAHDPKDITDSIMQATAAASKVSEYNYGGVEIEPFIAEIDKEKCNLCGDCISRCKYKSMSIQNDEIYIDPMSCTGCGKCLVGCSMRAITVNGNIDEKITSTIKGVLSKKQEGQRMILVFLDNIGYTAADNIGVNRLSYPESIHIIKVISVNRVRPEHIRYALDNGADGVFIGEFPGDLMYDEVERKIQGVKDRIEELGEDPERITFSKVYIPYFSGLARKFIEFDEKIAELDEAES; from the coding sequence ATGAGGGATGATTTAAAAGTTGGCGTGTTTTTATGTGAATGTGGAGGAAATATTGCAGATATTGTTGATTTGGATAAAGTTAGAGAAGAACTTGACGTTGAATTCATAGGACAGTTTGAAAATCTGTGTTCCCTGAACGGACGTAAAATCATTCGTGATGCAATATTTGACCATGACCTTGACCGTGTTGTGGTTGCGGCATGTTCACCGATAAGTCATGAAAAGACTTTTCAGGATTATATAAAACCTCTAAATCCTTATCTGATGGACATGGCAAATATCCGTGAGCAATGCTCATGGGTACATGACGACAAACAGAAGGCAACTCACAAGGCTATAACTTTAATCAACGCATCAATCGAAAAGGTAAAACAGTCCGATGCGGTAGACCCGATTTACTGTCAGACTCCTGATGAAGTTGCCGTCATCGGCGGAGGAATTGCCGGAATGAATGCAGCACTGTCCCTTGCAAAACAGGGAGTAAAGGTAACTCTTATTGAACAGTCACCTTCAATAGGAGGACACATGGCAAAAATCGGAAAGGTTTTCTCACCTGTCAAAATAGCCGAAGAATGCGGAATGTGTCTTCTAAATCCGATACTTAATGAACTTGTCTGGAACGAAAACATTGAAGTTTTAACAAACACCAAAGTCATTGAAGCCGAAAGGCGGGCAGGAACATATAATCTGATTCTGGAAAAATCCCCTCGCTATGTGGACACAGAAAAATGCATTGCATGCGGAAAATGTGCAGAAGCATGTGAAGTTGAAGTTCCAAACGACTGGAACGATAACCTCTCCACAAGAAAGGCAATCTACAGACCCTTCGGACAGTCATATCCTGAAGCCTACGTGATTGACATGGACAACTGTAATAAATGCAGCAACTGCGTTAAGGTATGTACCATGAAGGCAATCAAACTTAGAGGAAAATCTGAAAGAATTCCTCTACAGGTCGGTTCAATCATTGTTGCAACAGGCCATAAGCTGTTTGACATGGATAAACGTCCTGAATACGGATATACAAGATATGATGATGTAATAACACAATCTGAACTTGGCCGTATCACAGGGGTCAACGGTCCGACCAAAGGAAAGCTCCTGAAATCAAACGGCGAAGTGCCAAAACGTGTCGTAATGATTCAGTGTGTAGGATCACGTGATGAAAAGCCTGACGGACACAGGTACTGTTCAAAAATATGCTGCACTGTGGCGCTCAAAAACGCCAATATCATAAAGCACAAATATCCGGATACTGATGTTCTGATTTGCTATACGGATATCAGGACTCCTGGAATGTTTGAAAAATACTACAAGCACACTCAGGAAAATGAGGTAAGGTTCCTTCGTGGAAGACCTGGTGAAGTTGTTAAGAAAGGAGATAACTTCATTGTAAGAACTGAAGATACTCTTAAAGGAGAATTTGTAGAAATCGAAGCGGATATGGTAGTGCTTTCAACAGCAATGGAGCCTTCAGACGGCACCCGCGAGGTAGCGGAAATCTTAAACGTCGGAGTAACAGAAGACGGATTTATCAAGGAATCACATCCTAAAATCAAGCCGATAGCAACTGATGTTCAGGGAATATTTGTCTGCGGAACAGCACATGACCCGAAAGACATAACAGATTCGATAATGCAGGCGACAGCCGCAGCATCAAAGGTTTCAGAATATAATTACGGCGGTGTTGAAATCGAACCATTCATTGCCGAGATTGACAAGGAAAAATGCAATCTGTGCGGTGATTGTATAAGCCGCTGCAAATACAAGTCAATGAGCATTCAAAATGATGAAATTTACATTGACCCTATGAGCTGTACAGGATGCGGAAAATGTCTTGTAGGATGCAGTATGAGGGCAATTACCGTAAACGGAAATATTGATGAGAAAATCACCTCAACAATTAAGGGAGTACTGTCCAAAAAACAGGAAGGCCAGCGTATGATTCTGGTATTTCTGGATAATATAGGATATACTGCTGCAGACAATATTGGAGTAAACAGACTTTCATATCCCGAATCGATACATATCATCAAAGTTATCTCAGTAAATCGTGTAAGACCAGAACACATCAGATATGCACTTGACAACGGTGCAGACGGTGTATTTATCGGAGAATTCCCTGGAGACCTGATGTACGATGAGGTTGAACGCAAGATTCAGGGAGTTAAGGACAGAATTGAGGAGCTGGGAGAAGACCCTGAAAGAATCACTTTTTCAAAAGTCTATATTCCATATTTCTCAGGCCTTGCCCGCAAATTCATAGAATTTGACGAAAAAATTGCCGAGTTGGATGAAGCCGAATCCTAG
- the hdrC gene encoding ferredoxin:CoB-CoM heterodisulfide reductase subunit HdrC, with product MSNQQKITDSPIDFAERIISDVKNSKDEGVLKCVQCGMCTSTCPAARHSHYNPREIIERVLDGDETILNDDNIWNCFYCYTCHSVCPVGNSVCEVNQILKQIAIENEIGYDKLYEYMGFADSYFTAAIGAIPERFFEDIDRDVPGWWDFRQNLDEIRQELELDPPLMPSQEVIDEVSTILTITGFKDKIEKIRATEEDVK from the coding sequence ATGTCAAACCAGCAAAAGATTACAGACTCACCAATTGATTTTGCAGAAAGAATCATTAGTGATGTCAAAAACTCAAAGGATGAAGGAGTTCTGAAATGCGTTCAATGCGGTATGTGCACATCCACATGTCCTGCAGCACGCCATTCACACTACAATCCTCGAGAAATTATAGAAAGGGTTTTGGACGGCGATGAAACAATCCTCAATGATGATAACATCTGGAACTGCTTTTATTGCTATACCTGCCACAGCGTATGTCCTGTTGGAAACAGCGTATGTGAAGTAAACCAAATACTAAAACAGATTGCCATCGAAAATGAGATAGGCTACGATAAACTTTATGAATACATGGGATTTGCAGATTCATACTTTACGGCTGCAATCGGTGCAATTCCTGAAAGATTTTTCGAAGACATTGACCGTGACGTTCCCGGATGGTGGGACTTCAGACAGAACCTGGATGAAATCAGACAAGAGCTGGAACTTGACCCGCCTCTGATGCCGTCTCAGGAAGTCATTGATGAAGTAAGCACAATACTGACAATAACCGGATTTAAAGATAAAATTGAAAAGATAAGAGCAACTGAGGAGGATGTAAAATGA